A window of the Gossypium arboreum isolate Shixiya-1 chromosome 2, ASM2569848v2, whole genome shotgun sequence genome harbors these coding sequences:
- the LOC108467137 gene encoding rac-like GTP-binding protein ARAC3, whose product MSASRFIKCVTVGDGAVGKTCMLISYTSNTFPTDYVPTVFDNFSANVVVDGNTVNLGLWDTAGQEDYNRLRPLSYRGADVFLLAFSLISKASYENVSKKWIPELRHYAPGVPIILVGTKLDLRDDKQFFVDHPGAVPITTAQGEELRKLIGAPVYIECSSKTQQNVKAVFDAAIKVVLQPPKQKKKKKRKSQKACSIL is encoded by the exons ATGAGTGCATCAAGGTTCATCAAATGTGTCACTGTTGGTGACGGTGCCGTCGGCAAGACTTGCATGCTCATCTCCTACACCAGCAATACTTTCCCTACT GATTATGTGCCAACTGTCTTTGACAACTTTAGCGCAAATGTGGTTGTGGACGGCAACACTGTTAATCTTGGATTGTGGGATACTGCTG GCCAGGAAGACTACAATAGATTAAGACCTTTGAGCTATCGTGGAGCAGATGTCTTCTTGTTGGCATTCTCTCTCATTAGCAAAGCCAGCTACGAAAACGTTTCTAAGAAA TGGATTCCGGAGTTGAGGCATTATGCACCTGGTGTTCCAATTATTCTTGTTGGGACTAAGCTTG ATCTTCGGGATGATAAGCAGTTCTTCGTAGATCACCCTGGAGCAGTGCCCATTACCACAGCCCAG GGGGAGGAATTAAGAAAGCTGATTGGAGCTCCTGTTTACATTGAATGTAGTTCAAAGACACAGCAG AACGTGAAAGCGGTCTTCGATGCGGCCATCAAAGTGGTTCTCCAGCCACCAAagcagaagaagaaaaagaagagaaagtcACAAAAGGCCTGCTCGATATTGTGA
- the LOC108466137 gene encoding ubiquitin-conjugating enzyme E2 10-like isoform X2 — translation MASKRILKELKELQRDPPASCTVLYPGPVGENMFHWQATIIGPNDSPYAGGVFLVTIHFPPDYPFKPPKIAFRAKVFHPNINTNGNICLDILKEQWSPALTISKVLLSICSLLTDPNPDDPLVPEIARMCKADKFKYESTARSWTHK, via the exons ATGGCGTCAAAAAGAATACTGAAGGAGCTCAAGGAATTGCAAAGAGATCCTCCAGCTTCATGCA CTGTACTTTATCCAGGTCCAGTGGGTGAAAATATGTTTCATTGGCAGGCAACCATTATAGGTCCAAATGATAGTCCATATGCTGGTGGTGTTTTCCTTGTGACCATCCATTTCCCTCCTGATTACCCATTTAAACCTCCCAAG ATTGCCTTCAGAGCCAAGGTTTTCCATCCCAACATAAACACTAATGGCAATATCTGTTTAGACATTCTCAAAGAACAATGGAGTCCTGCACTCACCATATCCAAG GTTTTACTGTCAATATGTTCACTGCTAACCGACCCAAACCCTGATGATCCTCTTGTACCGGAGATTGCTCGTATGTGCAAAGCTGACAAATTCAAGTATGAATCTACTGCTCGGAGCTGGACCCATAAATAG
- the LOC108466137 gene encoding ubiquitin-conjugating enzyme E2 10-like isoform X1, whose translation MASKRILKELKELQRDPPASCSAQNRIAANLHCCPVGENMFHWQATIIGPNDSPYAGGVFLVTIHFPPDYPFKPPKIAFRAKVFHPNINTNGNICLDILKEQWSPALTISKVLLSICSLLTDPNPDDPLVPEIARMCKADKFKYESTARSWTHK comes from the exons ATGGCGTCAAAAAGAATACTGAAGGAGCTCAAGGAATTGCAAAGAGATCCTCCAGCTTCATGCAGTGCA CAAAATCGCATTGCAGCTAATCTCCATTGTT GTCCAGTGGGTGAAAATATGTTTCATTGGCAGGCAACCATTATAGGTCCAAATGATAGTCCATATGCTGGTGGTGTTTTCCTTGTGACCATCCATTTCCCTCCTGATTACCCATTTAAACCTCCCAAG ATTGCCTTCAGAGCCAAGGTTTTCCATCCCAACATAAACACTAATGGCAATATCTGTTTAGACATTCTCAAAGAACAATGGAGTCCTGCACTCACCATATCCAAG GTTTTACTGTCAATATGTTCACTGCTAACCGACCCAAACCCTGATGATCCTCTTGTACCGGAGATTGCTCGTATGTGCAAAGCTGACAAATTCAAGTATGAATCTACTGCTCGGAGCTGGACCCATAAATAG